A genome region from Streptomyces sp. S4.7 includes the following:
- a CDS encoding PRC-barrel domain-containing protein has translation MQTDIDPRRLIGRKAYDRDGHKIGTVDEVYLDDATGVPEWAAVRTGLFSRDAFVPLAPSTYRDETLHVPYERGLIKGAPDFGVGRHLSPDQEIQLYHHYQLALPEPAAPETPPRPADRDFGHVAGRDEPGAR, from the coding sequence GTGCAGACCGACATCGATCCGCGCAGGCTGATCGGCCGTAAGGCGTACGACCGCGACGGGCACAAGATCGGCACCGTCGACGAGGTGTATCTGGACGACGCGACCGGCGTGCCCGAGTGGGCGGCGGTGAGGACCGGGCTGTTCAGCCGGGACGCGTTCGTGCCGCTGGCCCCCAGCACCTACCGCGACGAGACGCTGCACGTCCCGTACGAACGCGGCCTGATCAAGGGCGCCCCCGACTTCGGTGTCGGCCGGCACCTCTCCCCCGACCAGGAGATCCAGCTCTACCACCACTACCAGCTGGCCCTGCCGGAACCGGCGGCCCCGGAGACCCCGCCCCGTCCGGCCGACCGTGACTTCGGCCATGTGGCGGGCCGCGACGAACCGGGCGCCCGCTAG
- a CDS encoding DUF5999 family protein, whose amino-acid sequence MCQHQPVCPTAESADREAARLAAHHPEQGWSLLCNGVLLFEDTGELLPDGQIIAPHRPSASGQVMTAA is encoded by the coding sequence ATGTGCCAGCATCAGCCAGTCTGCCCGACAGCCGAGTCAGCCGACCGGGAAGCCGCGCGACTCGCGGCCCACCACCCCGAACAGGGCTGGAGCCTGCTGTGCAACGGCGTTCTTCTCTTCGAGGACACCGGCGAGTTGCTGCCCGACGGCCAGATCATCGCGCCGCACCGGCCGTCCGCGAGCGGGCAGGTGATGACGGCGGCCTGA
- a CDS encoding MerR family transcriptional regulator, producing MRSSGDGTANDPYPFHGSTSDPATDTVGYRGPTACAAAGITYRQLDYWARTGLVEPSVRPARGSGSQRLYSFRDVVFLKIVKRFLDTGVALQNIRAALRHLCGREAADLERMTLMSDGATVYECSSPDEVVNLLQGGQGVFGIAVGVVWRDVEAALSQLHGERVDTGETLIGHNPADELARRRRDRAV from the coding sequence GTGAGAAGCAGCGGCGACGGTACGGCGAACGACCCGTACCCGTTTCACGGCAGTACGTCCGACCCCGCGACCGACACGGTCGGCTACCGGGGACCGACCGCCTGCGCGGCGGCGGGCATCACGTACCGCCAGTTGGACTACTGGGCGCGCACGGGGCTGGTCGAGCCGAGTGTGCGCCCCGCGCGGGGGTCGGGCTCCCAGCGGCTCTACAGCTTTCGGGACGTCGTCTTCCTCAAGATCGTGAAGCGCTTCCTGGACACCGGCGTCGCCCTGCAGAACATCCGGGCGGCCCTGCGGCACCTGTGCGGGCGCGAGGCGGCGGACCTGGAGCGCATGACGCTCATGAGCGACGGCGCGACGGTGTACGAGTGTTCGTCCCCGGACGAGGTCGTGAACCTCCTCCAGGGCGGTCAGGGCGTCTTCGGCATCGCCGTCGGGGTCGTGTGGCGGGACGTGGAGGCGGCGCTCTCGCAGCTGCACGGGGAGCGCGTCGACACCGGCGAGACACTGATCGGCCACAACCCCGCCGACGAACTCGCCCGCAGACGCCGCGACCGGGCCGTCTGA
- the gcvP gene encoding aminomethyl-transferring glycine dehydrogenase gives MTDHRTPLSQLERGTPFERRHIGPDAAAQAKMLAQVGYGSLDELTAAAVPDVIKSAEALRLPDARTEAEVLAELRSLADRNQVLAPMIGLGYYGTFTPPVILRNVMENPAWYTAYTPYQPEISQGRLEALLNFQTVVADLTGLPTSGASLLDEGTAAAEAMALARRVGKVKDGVFLVDADALPQTVAVIRTRAEPAGVDVVVADLADGIPAEAAERGVFGVLVQYPGASGVVRDIKPVIDQAHELGAVVTVAADLLALTLLTSPGELGADIAVGTTQRFGVPMGFGGPHAGFMAVREKFARSLPGRLVGVSVDADGNKAYRLALQTREQHIRREKATSNICTAQVLLAVMAGMYAVYHGPDGLRAIAERTHRFATVLADGLRAGGVEILHGSFFDTLTVRVPGRAADVVGAAREGGVNLRLVDADLVSLACDETTGRTQLTAVWTAFGVKGDIEALDAASRDALSDALLRTDDYLAHPVFHQHRSETAMLRYLRRLADKDYALDRGMIPLGSCTMKLNATTEMEPVTWPEFAALHPFAPADQARGYLTLIRELEERLAEVTGYDAVSLQPNAGSQGELAGLLAVRAYHRANGDTGRTVCLIPSSAHGTNAASAVMAGMKVVVVKTREDGDVDVEDLHAKIEKYGDELAVLMVTYPSTHGVFEEHITDICAAVHDAGGQVYVDGANLNALVGLAKPGRFGSDVSHLNLHKTFCIPHGGGGPGVGPVGVRAHLAPYLPNHPLQPAAGPATGVGPISAAPWGSAGILPISWAYVRLMGGEGLKRATQVAVLAANYIAKRLEPHFPVLYAGPGGLVAHECIVDLRPLSKATGVSVDDIAKRLIDYGFHAPTMSFPVAGTLMIEPTESEDLTELDRFCETMIAIRAEIEKVASGEWPADDNPLRNAPHTAAALGGGWEHAYSRQEAVFPAGVSPADKYWPPVRRIDGAFGDRNLVCSCPPLDDYDN, from the coding sequence ATGACAGACCACCGCACGCCGCTCTCCCAGCTGGAGCGGGGCACGCCCTTCGAGCGGCGCCACATCGGACCCGACGCCGCCGCCCAGGCGAAGATGCTCGCGCAGGTCGGCTACGGCTCGCTCGACGAGCTGACCGCCGCCGCGGTGCCCGACGTGATCAAGAGCGCCGAGGCCCTCCGGCTGCCCGACGCGCGTACCGAGGCGGAGGTCCTGGCGGAGCTGCGATCCCTCGCCGACCGCAACCAGGTCCTCGCCCCGATGATCGGCCTCGGCTACTACGGCACGTTCACACCGCCGGTGATCCTGCGCAACGTGATGGAGAACCCGGCCTGGTACACCGCGTACACCCCCTACCAGCCCGAGATCTCCCAGGGCCGCCTGGAGGCGCTGCTCAACTTCCAGACCGTCGTGGCCGATCTGACCGGCCTGCCGACGTCCGGAGCCTCCCTGCTGGACGAGGGCACGGCCGCCGCCGAGGCCATGGCCCTGGCCCGCCGGGTCGGCAAGGTGAAGGACGGCGTCTTCCTGGTCGACGCCGACGCGCTGCCGCAGACCGTCGCCGTGATCCGCACCCGCGCCGAACCGGCCGGTGTCGACGTCGTCGTCGCCGACCTGGCCGACGGGATCCCCGCCGAGGCCGCCGAGCGCGGTGTCTTCGGCGTGCTCGTCCAGTACCCGGGCGCCTCCGGCGTCGTACGGGACATCAAGCCAGTCATCGACCAGGCGCACGAGCTGGGCGCCGTCGTCACCGTCGCCGCCGACCTGCTGGCCCTCACGCTGCTCACCTCACCCGGCGAGCTGGGCGCGGACATCGCCGTCGGCACCACCCAGCGCTTCGGCGTCCCCATGGGCTTCGGCGGACCCCACGCCGGATTCATGGCCGTGCGCGAGAAGTTCGCCCGCAGCCTGCCCGGACGGCTCGTCGGGGTCTCCGTCGACGCCGACGGCAACAAGGCGTACCGGCTCGCGCTGCAGACGCGTGAGCAGCACATCCGGCGCGAGAAGGCCACCAGCAACATCTGCACCGCCCAGGTGCTGCTCGCCGTGATGGCCGGAATGTACGCGGTCTACCACGGCCCCGACGGACTGCGCGCGATCGCCGAGCGCACCCACCGCTTCGCGACCGTCCTCGCCGACGGCCTGCGCGCCGGCGGCGTCGAGATCCTGCACGGCTCCTTCTTCGACACGCTGACGGTACGGGTCCCGGGCCGGGCCGCCGACGTGGTGGGCGCCGCCCGAGAGGGCGGGGTCAACCTCCGCCTCGTCGACGCCGACCTCGTCTCGCTCGCCTGCGACGAGACCACCGGACGCACCCAACTCACCGCCGTGTGGACCGCCTTCGGTGTCAAGGGTGACATCGAGGCCCTGGACGCCGCGTCCCGCGACGCGCTGTCGGACGCCCTGCTGCGCACCGACGACTACCTCGCGCACCCGGTCTTCCACCAGCACCGCTCCGAGACCGCGATGCTGCGCTATCTGCGCCGGCTCGCCGACAAGGACTACGCCCTGGACCGGGGCATGATCCCCCTCGGCTCCTGCACCATGAAGCTCAACGCCACCACCGAGATGGAGCCGGTGACCTGGCCGGAGTTCGCGGCGCTGCACCCCTTCGCGCCGGCCGACCAGGCGCGCGGCTACCTCACACTGATCCGCGAGCTGGAGGAGCGCCTGGCGGAGGTCACCGGCTACGACGCGGTGTCCCTCCAGCCCAACGCGGGCTCGCAGGGCGAACTGGCCGGGCTGCTGGCCGTACGGGCGTATCACAGGGCCAACGGAGACACCGGCCGCACCGTCTGCCTCATCCCCTCTTCCGCGCACGGGACGAACGCCGCCAGCGCCGTCATGGCCGGTATGAAGGTCGTCGTCGTGAAGACCCGCGAGGACGGTGACGTCGACGTCGAGGACCTGCACGCCAAGATCGAGAAGTACGGCGACGAACTGGCCGTCCTGATGGTCACCTACCCCTCCACCCACGGGGTGTTCGAGGAGCACATCACCGACATCTGCGCGGCCGTGCACGACGCCGGCGGGCAGGTGTACGTCGACGGCGCGAACCTCAACGCGCTGGTGGGTCTGGCGAAGCCGGGCCGGTTCGGCTCGGACGTCTCGCACCTGAACCTGCACAAGACCTTCTGCATCCCGCACGGCGGCGGCGGTCCCGGTGTCGGCCCGGTCGGCGTGCGCGCCCACCTCGCGCCGTACCTGCCCAACCACCCGCTCCAGCCCGCGGCGGGGCCCGCGACCGGTGTCGGACCGATCTCGGCGGCCCCCTGGGGCTCCGCCGGGATACTGCCGATCTCCTGGGCCTATGTACGGCTGATGGGCGGCGAGGGCCTGAAGCGCGCCACGCAGGTCGCCGTCCTGGCCGCCAACTACATCGCCAAGCGCCTGGAGCCGCACTTCCCGGTCCTGTACGCGGGTCCGGGCGGACTCGTGGCCCACGAGTGCATCGTGGATCTGCGTCCGCTGTCGAAGGCGACCGGCGTCAGTGTCGACGACATCGCCAAGCGGCTCATCGACTACGGGTTCCACGCGCCGACCATGTCGTTCCCGGTGGCCGGCACATTGATGATCGAGCCCACCGAGAGCGAGGACCTGACCGAACTGGACCGGTTCTGCGAGACGATGATCGCGATCCGCGCCGAGATCGAGAAGGTCGCGTCGGGCGAGTGGCCGGCGGACGACAATCCGCTGCGCAACGCCCCGCACACGGCCGCCGCGCTGGGCGGGGGGTGGGAGCACGCGTACAGCCGTCAGGAGGCGGTCTTCCCGGCCGGTGTCTCGCCGGCCGACAAGTACTGGCCGCCGGTCCGCCGGATCGATGGTGCGTTCGGTGACCGCAACCTCGTGTGCTCGTGCCCGCCGCTGGACGACTACGACAACTGA
- a CDS encoding DNA polymerase IV, protein MRPAPTVLHLDMDAFFAAAEQAAKPSLRGKPVVVGGLGPRGVVSTASYEARRFGIHSAMPMAQARRLAPNAAYLVPRFTLYRTVSEQVMELLGRLSPLVEPLSLDEAFVDLEAGGSACDSASARATGERLRREIRAVTGLTGSVGLAGSKMLAKIASEQAKPDGLVLMEPGTERELLGPMSVRTLPGVGPATGEHLRRAGMTTIADLTEAGEDELVRLVGKAHGASLYRMASGHDDRPVVAERETKSVSVEDTFDVDLHDRVRVRTEVDRLADRCVQRLRRSGHSGRTIVLKVRRYDFSTLTRSETLRGPTDDAGVVREAAGRLLESLDTTGGVRLLGVGVTGLTDYTQEDLFAQAAADAQATGAGDGADAVADKEPEPRPEREPESDPGAATERHWPAGHDVRHAEYGAGWVQGSGVGRVTVRFEEPTSVVPGRVRTFRTDDPDLELSEPLPLVAVPPDLAAPPA, encoded by the coding sequence GTGAGACCCGCGCCGACCGTCCTGCATCTCGACATGGATGCCTTCTTCGCCGCCGCCGAGCAGGCCGCGAAGCCGAGCCTGCGTGGAAAGCCGGTCGTCGTCGGGGGTCTCGGTCCGCGCGGGGTGGTCTCGACGGCGTCGTACGAGGCGAGACGGTTCGGGATCCACTCGGCCATGCCGATGGCGCAGGCGAGACGGCTCGCGCCGAACGCGGCCTATCTGGTGCCGCGCTTCACGCTCTACCGCACGGTCAGCGAGCAGGTCATGGAGCTGCTGGGCCGGCTGTCACCGCTGGTGGAGCCGCTGAGCCTCGACGAGGCGTTCGTCGATCTGGAGGCGGGCGGATCAGCCTGCGACTCGGCGTCGGCGCGGGCGACCGGCGAGCGGCTGCGCCGTGAGATCAGGGCGGTGACCGGCCTGACCGGCTCAGTGGGCCTCGCCGGGTCCAAGATGCTCGCGAAGATCGCCTCCGAGCAGGCCAAACCGGACGGCCTGGTGCTCATGGAGCCGGGCACGGAGCGCGAGCTGCTGGGACCGATGAGCGTACGGACGCTGCCCGGGGTGGGGCCCGCCACCGGCGAGCATCTGCGCCGGGCGGGAATGACCACCATCGCCGATCTGACGGAGGCCGGCGAGGACGAGCTCGTACGGCTCGTGGGGAAGGCGCACGGCGCGTCTCTGTACCGGATGGCGTCGGGGCACGACGACCGGCCGGTGGTGGCCGAGCGCGAGACCAAGTCCGTCTCCGTCGAGGACACCTTCGACGTCGACCTGCACGACCGGGTGCGGGTCAGGACGGAGGTGGACCGGCTGGCGGACCGGTGTGTCCAGCGGCTGCGGCGGTCCGGGCATTCGGGCCGGACGATCGTCCTCAAGGTGCGGCGGTACGACTTCTCGACGCTCACCCGCTCCGAGACGCTCCGCGGACCCACGGACGACGCGGGCGTGGTGCGTGAGGCCGCGGGGAGGCTGCTGGAGTCCCTGGACACCACCGGAGGGGTGCGGCTGCTGGGGGTCGGGGTGACGGGGCTGACCGACTACACCCAGGAGGACCTGTTCGCGCAGGCGGCGGCGGACGCGCAAGCCACGGGCGCCGGTGACGGGGCGGACGCGGTGGCGGACAAGGAGCCCGAGCCGCGGCCCGAGCGGGAGCCGGAGTCCGACCCCGGGGCGGCCACCGAGCGGCACTGGCCCGCCGGGCACGACGTGCGGCATGCCGAGTACGGCGCGGGGTGGGTGCAGGGCAGTGGCGTGGGGCGGGTCACCGTACGGTTCGAGGAGCCGACGTCGGTGGTCCCGGGCCGGGTGCGGACGTTCCGTACGGACGACCCCGACCTGGAGCTGTCGGAGCCGTTGCCACTGGTCGCCGTGCCACCGGATTTGGCGGCACCGCCTGCCTAG
- a CDS encoding CPBP family intramembrane glutamic endopeptidase, with product MADSLPQEGLSPRMLRSEVLIVLALSLGASGVSALISFVGSVTKPGGLSDQAATLNGSHAPGRPWLDLAWQLFGIASSLVPVVLVAHLLLREGSGLRDMGFDRRRPWFDLGRGALIAAGIGSAGLAFYIASRAAGFNLTVVPESLPEVWWKFPVLILSAVQNSVLEEVIVVGYLLRRLDQLGWTPMAALVASSVLRGSYHLYQGVGGFIGNMVMGVVFVLAYRRWGRVGPLVVAHALLDIVAFVGYALLAGHVDWLPTP from the coding sequence GTGGCCGATTCTCTTCCCCAAGAAGGCCTGTCGCCCAGGATGCTGCGGTCCGAGGTGCTGATCGTCCTGGCGCTGTCGCTGGGAGCGAGCGGGGTGTCGGCGCTGATCAGCTTTGTCGGATCGGTCACCAAGCCCGGCGGGCTGAGCGATCAGGCGGCCACGCTCAACGGTTCGCACGCCCCCGGACGCCCATGGCTCGATCTCGCCTGGCAACTGTTCGGCATCGCGAGCTCGTTGGTGCCTGTGGTACTGGTGGCGCACCTGTTGCTCAGAGAGGGCAGTGGACTCCGCGACATGGGGTTCGACCGACGCCGGCCCTGGTTCGATCTCGGCCGTGGCGCGCTGATCGCCGCCGGCATCGGAAGCGCCGGGCTCGCCTTCTACATCGCCTCGCGCGCTGCCGGGTTCAACCTCACCGTGGTACCGGAATCACTGCCCGAGGTGTGGTGGAAGTTCCCCGTACTGATCCTGTCCGCGGTGCAGAACTCCGTACTCGAAGAGGTCATCGTCGTCGGATATCTGCTGCGCAGACTCGATCAGTTGGGGTGGACACCGATGGCCGCCCTGGTGGCGAGTTCGGTGCTGCGTGGCTCCTACCACCTGTACCAGGGCGTCGGCGGTTTCATCGGGAACATGGTGATGGGCGTGGTGTTCGTCCTGGCCTACCGGCGCTGGGGGCGGGTCGGACCGCTGGTGGTGGCGCACGCGCTGCTCGACATCGTGGCCTTCGTCGGATACGCGCTGCTGGCCGGACACGTGGACTGGCTGCCGACGCCGTAG
- a CDS encoding PhzF family phenazine biosynthesis protein, producing MRIRIVDAFTDRPFAGNPAGVLILDTGPFPDDTWLQRVAREVNLSETAFAHPLAPGGEADWALRWFTPATEVDMCGHATLATAHVLRTAGLASGPIRFAARCGVLGATTHDDGGLTLDFPTSSLTPVAVPDGVPAALGAAPVSVHDTASHIGDLLVELADERTVRELTPDIRSLGALSRRGVVVTAAAEDPARGYDFVSRGFFPGVGIDEDPVTGSAHTALAPFWSARLGRDELTGLQGSARTGLVRTLLRGARTLLTGHAVTVIDGELLAAP from the coding sequence ATGCGTATTCGAATCGTCGACGCGTTCACCGACCGCCCCTTCGCCGGCAACCCCGCGGGGGTGCTGATCCTCGACACCGGCCCGTTCCCCGACGACACCTGGCTCCAGCGGGTCGCCAGGGAGGTGAACCTGTCGGAGACGGCGTTCGCCCATCCACTGGCGCCCGGCGGCGAGGCCGACTGGGCGCTGCGCTGGTTCACCCCGGCGACCGAGGTCGACATGTGCGGGCACGCCACACTCGCCACCGCCCACGTGCTGCGCACCGCCGGACTCGCGTCGGGCCCGATCCGCTTCGCCGCGCGCTGCGGCGTACTCGGCGCCACCACTCACGACGACGGAGGGCTGACCCTCGACTTCCCGACATCGTCGCTGACCCCGGTCGCGGTCCCGGACGGCGTTCCCGCGGCCCTGGGCGCCGCCCCGGTCTCGGTGCACGACACCGCGTCGCACATCGGTGATCTGCTGGTGGAGCTGGCGGACGAGCGGACCGTACGGGAACTGACACCGGACATCCGGTCGCTCGGAGCCCTCTCCCGGCGCGGCGTCGTCGTCACGGCGGCGGCCGAGGACCCGGCCCGCGGCTACGACTTCGTGTCGCGCGGATTCTTCCCGGGCGTCGGCATCGACGAGGACCCGGTCACGGGCAGCGCGCACACGGCGCTCGCCCCGTTCTGGTCGGCCCGCCTCGGCCGCGACGAACTCACGGGTCTCCAGGGGTCCGCCCGCACCGGCCTCGTCCGCACCTTGCTACGCGGCGCCCGGACGCTGCTCACGGGCCACGCGGTCACCGTCATCGACGGCGAACTGCTCGCGGCCCCCTGA
- a CDS encoding glutamate--cysteine ligase, which produces MGEKVESGGTGLSDRQKYRAKLQQCLAVLGRLLGEKRFDRPRNLMGLEIELNLAGPDGMPRMMNAEVLERIASRDFQTELGMFNLEVNIAPHRLGGRVLDQLAEELRTGLGYAHRKANEVDAGIVMIGILPTLSFDDVVSTNLSDADRYTLLNDQMVAARGEDFALDIDGVERLTCSSPSIAPESACTSVQLHLQVTPDRFADVWNAAQCVAAVQIAVGANAPFLFGKELWRESRPPLFLQATDTRPPELQAQGVRPRTWFGERWIDSAYDLFEENLRYFPPLLPMSDDEDPHQVLDEGGTPRLAELVLHNGTVYRWNRPVYDVADGLPHLRVENRVLPAGPTVTDVVANAAFYYGLVRALAEEDRPVWTRLPFAAAERNFETACRDGIEARLRWPRGGGVAEVSAVRLVRDELLPLAAAGLDAWNVEPADRDFYLGVIEGRCERRVNGASWQVDTYHRAQEAGLRREAALAATTRRYAELMHQGDPVHTWPVGFPAPARMPDLSA; this is translated from the coding sequence ATGGGGGAGAAGGTCGAATCGGGCGGTACCGGCCTGTCCGATCGGCAGAAATACCGGGCGAAGCTCCAGCAGTGCCTCGCGGTGCTGGGGCGGCTGCTGGGGGAGAAGCGGTTCGACAGGCCCCGGAATCTGATGGGTCTGGAGATCGAGCTGAATCTCGCCGGTCCCGACGGGATGCCGCGCATGATGAATGCGGAAGTGCTTGAGCGGATCGCCAGTCGTGATTTCCAGACGGAACTCGGAATGTTCAATCTGGAAGTGAATATCGCACCGCACCGGCTCGGTGGACGTGTTCTCGACCAGCTCGCGGAAGAACTGCGCACAGGGCTCGGATACGCCCATCGCAAAGCGAATGAGGTCGACGCCGGGATTGTGATGATCGGCATTCTGCCGACGCTCTCCTTCGACGACGTGGTCTCGACGAACCTCTCGGACGCGGACCGCTACACACTTCTCAACGACCAGATGGTGGCCGCGCGGGGCGAGGATTTCGCGCTCGACATCGACGGGGTGGAACGGCTCACGTGCAGCTCACCCTCGATCGCGCCCGAATCCGCCTGTACGTCGGTGCAGTTGCATCTCCAGGTCACACCGGACCGTTTCGCCGACGTGTGGAACGCGGCGCAGTGCGTGGCCGCCGTGCAGATCGCGGTCGGCGCCAACGCGCCTTTCCTGTTCGGGAAGGAGCTGTGGCGCGAGTCGAGGCCGCCGCTCTTCCTCCAGGCGACCGACACCCGGCCGCCGGAGCTGCAGGCGCAGGGCGTCCGGCCGCGGACCTGGTTCGGCGAACGCTGGATCGACTCCGCGTACGACCTCTTCGAGGAGAATCTGCGCTATTTCCCGCCGCTGCTGCCGATGAGCGACGACGAGGACCCGCACCAGGTCCTGGACGAGGGCGGTACGCCGCGCCTCGCGGAGCTGGTGCTGCACAACGGCACCGTGTACCGGTGGAACAGGCCCGTGTACGACGTCGCGGACGGCCTTCCCCATCTGCGGGTCGAGAACCGCGTCCTGCCCGCCGGGCCGACCGTCACGGACGTCGTCGCGAACGCCGCCTTCTACTACGGTCTGGTGCGCGCGCTCGCCGAGGAGGACAGGCCCGTGTGGACCCGGCTGCCGTTCGCCGCCGCCGAGCGGAACTTCGAGACCGCGTGCCGCGACGGCATCGAGGCCCGGCTCCGGTGGCCTCGCGGCGGCGGCGTCGCCGAGGTGTCGGCGGTCCGGCTCGTCCGCGACGAACTGCTGCCGCTCGCGGCGGCGGGGCTCGACGCGTGGAACGTGGAACCGGCCGACCGCGACTTCTACCTCGGGGTCATCGAGGGACGCTGCGAGCGCCGTGTGAACGGTGCCTCGTGGCAGGTGGACACCTACCACCGGGCCCAGGAGGCCGGCCTCCGCCGAGAGGCGGCACTCGCCGCGACGACGCGGCGCTACGCCGAACTCATGCACCAGGGAGACCCGGTCCATACCTGGCCGGTGGGCTTCCCGGCCCCGGCCCGCATGCCTGACCTGTCCGCCTGA
- a CDS encoding substrate-binding domain-containing protein — translation MERHSLPDDETTDSTRGRRPRRRTVLIATALVLSVAAGTGVAAQSGLLSFSDGCKGSAVRIDLAASPDIAPAVRAVADDARRNRVTSDGRCVDVRVDARENYEIADGLATGTSAPDYEVWLPDSDVWVERALDAGDGVALTPAGNAATTPVTLAAVPAAGTKLGWPEKTYTWAELTGAAAGKDALRLGAADPSRSATGLLAFSSVVGSTREEDPDSDSRIAATAEALAERVSESDGQVVRSLVRGTADNARGNEAVFLTEQAAFVHNSADDGGSDLQLFYPTDAAPVLNYPLNLVNEPDLTTEESRAAMRFVSLLNEDGPQRTMAEHGFRTGHSVVPGGLVRTAGGRAPQPFALTKAQPPAADMVDETLGMWTVTVQDARLTVVVDTSESMAGPVPGRGGESRMDVTKTSMLQTLAQFTPADEVGLWDFAAGLDGAKDFRKLAETAPLGERANDGVVHRESLSDAVSALAPVPTGSATGMYDTTLAAFKEAQSSYVSGKCNAVIILSGGPDTDTAARTALMDELRKLADPRRPVPLIAIAVGPEADREEMDEVARITGGAGYEVSDPSEIQAVMIEAIMSVGGTKR, via the coding sequence ATGGAACGTCACAGCTTGCCCGACGACGAGACGACGGACAGCACCAGGGGCCGTCGCCCGCGCCGTCGCACCGTACTGATCGCCACGGCTCTCGTGCTGAGCGTGGCGGCGGGGACGGGTGTGGCCGCGCAGAGCGGTCTGCTGTCCTTCTCCGACGGCTGCAAGGGCTCGGCCGTGCGGATCGACCTGGCGGCCTCGCCGGACATCGCCCCCGCCGTGCGGGCAGTCGCCGACGACGCCCGCAGGAACAGGGTCACCTCCGACGGCCGCTGCGTCGACGTCCGCGTCGACGCGCGCGAGAACTACGAGATCGCCGACGGTCTCGCCACCGGCACGAGCGCCCCGGACTACGAGGTCTGGCTGCCCGACTCCGACGTGTGGGTCGAGCGCGCCCTGGACGCGGGCGACGGCGTCGCGCTGACACCCGCGGGCAACGCGGCGACCACACCGGTGACCCTGGCCGCGGTCCCCGCCGCCGGCACGAAGCTCGGCTGGCCCGAGAAGACGTACACCTGGGCGGAGTTGACGGGCGCCGCGGCCGGCAAGGACGCGCTGCGGCTCGGCGCGGCCGATCCGTCGCGCAGCGCCACCGGGCTGCTCGCGTTCAGCAGCGTCGTCGGGTCGACGCGCGAGGAGGACCCGGACAGCGACAGCCGGATCGCCGCCACCGCCGAGGCGCTGGCGGAGCGGGTGTCCGAATCGGACGGCCAGGTGGTCAGGTCACTGGTACGCGGCACCGCGGACAACGCGCGGGGCAACGAGGCGGTGTTCCTCACCGAACAGGCGGCGTTCGTCCACAACTCCGCCGACGACGGCGGCTCCGACCTCCAGCTGTTCTATCCGACGGACGCGGCCCCGGTGCTCAACTACCCGCTGAACCTGGTCAACGAGCCCGACCTGACCACGGAGGAGAGCCGCGCCGCGATGCGGTTCGTCTCCCTCCTGAATGAGGACGGGCCCCAGCGGACGATGGCGGAGCACGGGTTCCGTACGGGTCACTCCGTGGTGCCCGGCGGTCTGGTCCGTACGGCGGGCGGGCGGGCGCCGCAGCCGTTCGCCCTGACGAAGGCGCAGCCCCCGGCGGCCGACATGGTCGACGAGACGCTCGGCATGTGGACGGTCACCGTGCAGGACGCGCGGCTGACCGTCGTCGTGGACACCTCGGAGTCGATGGCCGGGCCCGTGCCGGGCCGTGGCGGCGAGTCCCGGATGGACGTCACGAAGACGTCGATGCTCCAGACCCTGGCCCAGTTCACGCCGGCGGACGAGGTGGGCCTGTGGGACTTCGCGGCGGGGCTCGACGGCGCGAAGGACTTCCGCAAGCTGGCGGAGACCGCGCCCCTCGGAGAGCGCGCCAACGACGGCGTCGTCCACCGCGAAAGCCTCTCGGACGCGGTCTCCGCGCTGGCGCCGGTGCCGACCGGGTCGGCGACGGGTATGTACGACACGACGCTGGCGGCCTTCAAGGAGGCCCAGTCGTCGTACGTGAGCGGCAAGTGCAACGCGGTCATCATCCTCTCCGGCGGCCCGGACACGGACACCGCGGCCCGCACGGCCCTGATGGACGAACTGCGAAAACTGGCCGACCCCCGGCGCCCCGTCCCCCTGATCGCCATCGCCGTCGGCCCGGAGGCGGACCGCGAGGAGATGGACGAGGTCGCCAGAATCACCGGCGGCGCGGGTTACGAGGTGAGCGACCCGTCGGAGATCCAGGCGGTGATGATCGAGGCGATCATGTCGGTGGGCGGCACCAAGCGGTAG